In Lytechinus pictus isolate F3 Inbred chromosome 17, Lp3.0, whole genome shotgun sequence, the genomic window ctacaggaaatttgcaaaatgtcctttttaaatgaaggagaacacaccaaattgttgagaaatcaatgaatttatggatatacattcatatctagaaattttttggaacaaacatgcattttatatgttgactttgctggctttccatagttgcgattgatcggatcaaacgcaactctttgtaagacgggcccctggtctaatctttttcttcattgttcccctacattttataattttttttcacttttatgttcaatttatCTCAAATATCCGACCAATTGGGATAATGTATATATACTTGACTGTTATTTAGGGGATTGATTGACCTTGACAAGCCTTTGCTGGTCCCTGCATCCAATAATTGCTTTTATTTGTTGTGCTATTAATTGGCGACAATCGTTATTCTTTCAAATTGTCACTTGTTTTTTACCTGTTGCTTCTTTATAATAAATATTGCTTTAACCATGTTACATGTATGCTGTTATTCTGGATGTAAATAAAAGGTGACAATGGGCCAATCAATCCattaatcagaaatcacttaCCGGCATGTACCTCTGGTATCCATAGCTCAAGTAATCAGGTGCCAACGTATACAGCATCGTATTCAGCGCCATTATCATACAGATCACAAGGGAACACTGGAAGAGAAGCGCTTGAGGCTTGGTTCGCCTGGGACGAATCCTATATAACTGGAAGAGGATCAGGAAATGGATGattcataataatcatgatgCCACATTTATGAAGAATATGTAAATTTTTCTAAGCAGTATAAAACAGACATCACCTTAATCccttggattttctcttttatccAGAACAACTACATATTGTTTGAATGATTTGCTGTAATTAAGTATATTTTGAAAACTggttttgaaattacatcaatATTAATCATCCTCATAAATTGTGTCATTATCGTCTCCACCACATTTTCTCACCCTCAACTTCCTCTGAACCACATTAACACGTCACTTTCATTACCTCTTCTTATCATGAATACTATCAGTTACCACTATCGTCACATCACTATAAACATTAATATCACATTACCTTCACATTAATTATCACcacaaacatcatcatcacaaccacgatcaacaccatcatcactaccactatcatcaacatcatcaccatcatcaccatcgtcatcatagTCTCCAGcatcatcaaaatcacaattaACACCACTATTctcataatcaccaccaccaccaccattattaccaccataattattatcaccactatcatcatcaccaacaccatcatcatcactgtcaccatcaccattatcatcaccattgccatcattgttattgtcatggtaaattgccaattcgtccactgccaactcgtccactcaccacatgctCTACTTtcgtttagtctaatgccattcagtccatcaacatttcgtctaacaaccatttagtccaataaccatttggtccaatcatcactttgtctaatcaccagttcgtctattaccatttcgtctcatatccagttggtctaatacccattttctttttattcattttgcacaattaacactttagtttacATGTAgttggaccaaatggtatatggactaaatggctattggaccaaccggttattagacggaatggcataagactaaatgaaagtagaccattaGTGAGTGGACGccctgatggtagaccaaatgatagtagacgagttggcaattggacaaattggcattagatgaattggaaataaaccattatcatcaccatgatcattatcatcgcGACCATCACCACAATTATCCCCACTATCATCACAATGaccaaaatcatgattatcaccattattatgaccaccatcatcgtcatcatattcaccaacatcatcatgatgtcatcaccaccatcatcataatcaccaataTCAAGGTCACTATCATTATAATCACCAGTACCGGTATTATCACCACAATCATTATATCACTACCATTACTACACCAGATATCAAGAGAGGGGAGTGATAGAACTGGAAGAGGTGTTCATAAAAAAAGTCTACATGTAGGAGGGTTGCAGAACAGCAGGATCGCCAAAGACAAGTTATATGGCAATAATAtaaagagagatggagaaagagagagtgagaaacagagagagacaagagagtgagagagagagtgagataaTAAACCGGTCTGCTCACTCTTATGCAGAGCAACCATATGCCAATCTTTTTGATGCCTCCAACAGAAGTCCAGAAGAAATACGTCAAGATGATGCTGAAGATCACAAGATCCAGCGGAAACACCTACAAAAGAATGTAAaaataacatatatattttaactttgGTAGAGCTGGTTAATTCAGGCATTCTTCAATGTCATGCACCCGTCCGGGTTTCAGATGGGAACCCTAAGTTCTCAAAATAATCTATGTCACATATTTTGGGCTTTTTGCTGGGGTGAGatcagatttttaaaacatgAGATAAAGGCAAGATTGATTCGCAGCGAGGTGACATGGCCGGGTGGTCTAAGGCAACTGACTGCACAATGGAAGTCCGGGGTTTTATTCCCGTCACAGCACTTGGCCAAGGCATTTTATCTACACTGCTCAAAATACTTTATGGAATATTGATACCAACGTGtgcatgttttgttttgtttttaatgattcttTAATAATTTTGTCTGTTTTGTTCActagaaaaaaagatatttaaatTACTGCAAATTATTCTGCAGTTTCCAActtctttcttcaaatttccTGGACCCAGTTTAATAGAGAGGTGGAGATTCGGCACGCGAGGGTTAATCCTACAAAATCGGATTTATGTCAATaattagatgtacatgtatatgctagTTAACTGTCATTAGTAGTCTACCCGAATAGTAATACACAAATTCTTGCGCATAGCGCCATCTCATGTCGCATTACCAACTCAAGGTGAAAAGTCACCTTTATGCCGCATCCTCATTTTGTCTTCGCTTACCACGAACACAGctaggggcagatccaggattttctaaaAAGGGGGGGAAGCATTTtgtacaggaaaaaaaaatgcttttcatTATATCAAATCGAGGTCATATGCATGAGATATCatcctaaaaaaaatattgtttgtgcccagtggcggaccgtgacccggaggagacaaagcattggaggggcacagcattgttcacacacaatacagtgcccctccaatcaattgtctcctccgggtcacggtccgccactgtttgtgcctctcaaaaagggggggggggcatgggacGGATGTGCCCCTTCCTGGATCTGCCACTGGAGTCAACATCGCTTCTGGAGAGCTATGGAACTCTCCCCTAAATTGCTGTTGGTGTCTCTTTACGAATACCAATAAAATTTCTAATTGCCTTAATAGTTTCTTACTTCGActtaccctctgtgcatagagGAGCATCATGTCTATCGGATTGGGGAAGTGCCTCTTGGTAAGCACATAGCCGCTGCGAGGCCCGAGAGAATGAAGAGCCCTGTCCAAACTGATcaaaaatacaacaacaaaaagtgtGCAGTTAAGGTATAAGGTCTGGgctccgtttcataaaacttgttgtaataacaaattaacaatacCAGTTAAAagttactgaaatccttcaatctaattggttgatagtaaatttgttatataaattGTGCATTCGTTATAATAACAAGTCTGTATGAAATGAGAGCATGGTAAGACAGACTAGGAGTTATGCACAATACACCAATCACAGATTAGGATTCCTTGTTGCTATCACAAAATATGCGTGATATTGTTTTCACTCACTCGTGCGTGAATGATGGATCTTCAGAGTTaaaccaggggagtgtttcatcaacattttcatctgatAAATTGTTAGATCTgaaaactttccttgattttgatttgctgaGAAGCAATGTTcttatggtaactgtcggataaaataagacttgtcggataaaacgtctgacaaatcacttcatgaaacactccccagatgaAAAAAGAGAGTcaaaggcccgaattcacaaaggtggtttgtaaatccacggttgagtccatggtttatgcagatttcctgttaaatacgcttattttaccgtgtatattacaaaatgtccaatgctgatgcacgcttttgtcacagtgcgccgaattgacgcctgttgccatggttatccacgctatttcattaatgagtccactgttttgaattgatGAGGCCACTCTTCAAACAGAGGACTCATGAATACTATAgcatatctaaccatggtaacaggcgttaAATTAGCGCACTGTGACAAGAGCGCGCATCAACATTGGACATATTTTTACATGCGGCCGATACgggctaaattaagcgtaatacaggaaatctgcataaaccatggattcaacgtgggtttcaaaaccacctttgtgaattcgggccaaagctttacaatgataggtaaTTTTGTCTATTGCTATTTGTGATTTAAGagatgataaatcattgataattctCAGCTTTTTCTATTCTGGGAAGCACAATATAAAagactaaaatataaaaatgttgcCTCATGGGCAAGGATCCTATAAAAATGTGAATAGTTGAAGTCTTTAGATGTTGTTCAAAATGGCTGCGGCATATCAAAAGTCAAAGCAGGTgaaccttaaaggacaagtccaccccaacaaaaagttgatttgaatataaagagaaaaatccaacaagaacatcaccgaaaatttcatctaaatcggatgtaaaataagaaagttatgacattttaaaaagtttcgcttaatttcacaaaacagtaatgtgcacatcttggtcggtatgcaaatgagactgatgacatcatccactcactatttttgtattttattatatgaaatattcgaattttctccttAATGCTAAGTGAAACAACTATTTAGcaatgtttaatattatatggttcagtcaagttggtcctcattgtcatatctgtgaaaaatgaaatattgtatactgtaattcagacaataaaaaacaaaagaaatagtgagtagggacatcatcaactgtctcatttgcatgtcactgagttgtgcatatcactgctttgggaaaaataagcgaaactttaaaatgtcataaccatcttattttaaatccgattttgatgaaattttcagcgttatgctagtttgatttttttctattcattcaaaacaacatttttggggtgtggacttgacctttaattcaACGCTTCAAAATGGATCTAAATTACcttgtcatgaaaagggatgTTAtcaagagaaaggaaaagagcaGGAGAAGGATTCCCATCACAATCTCAAACGGCCTCCAGAATCTGCCGCACCGTGCGCTCAACGATCCTTTCTTGTCCTTTAGATGGCGCTGTTTTCTTTTAATCAGCTCTTCTTCGTCGTTCAGCTGTTGGAGCCTGCCACGGTCGCGATTGGATACCGATCGACTTGACCCATGGTACTGAAATAAACAATAATCTATAGCATTTAGAGAGCAGACATATAGTACTTTGACGTTTAAAGATCATTGAAAATAGTAACGGTTGCAGTAAACACGAATATCACGAGAAAGTCTGTAAGACCAATTTTTTGGTCACTACAGCACAGtgcatctagatctggtacagttgcATAAactttgtgctgcactcaacccaggtgaggtaaacgGGTACCGGCAgaaaataattcctcaaaaagctgtgagcaccggaatcggtagactagcttacctggggtaatataggagcgccttgagcacctaacaaggtggatacgtgtgcTATATATAAATCCTATAGTTGGTGAAATTCTGAAATCAGTtggtaagcaaaaaaaaatcacactgaagatcgccagcacagataggcacatgtgggacagtgcattattattgcttggaaaaatacctgtACCTGACATTTGGCtcgaattctgtgcttattttgccagtttctcagcaattacacaatttcttcccgaatccatttgcatatatatatatatatatacagttaaacctgtctatagtggACACTCATGGGAAGCAGCGAAAGTGACCACTATAGACAGGTTGGTggccattttgattttttaaacaattgtaTTGTATAACAAGAAAGGGTATGTACAAGTGTATATATGTGCATATgaattgtaataaaataattatagaaataaactacatgtacatgtatttgctttgtttttttgttacatgtacatgtattggatttgatttatttttaataacttattttattatgtggTAGTCATTTATTACCATACTATAGGACACTATCTTTCTTGAATCTTtggtggccctgaaaagggccatTGGTAGCTCCTGAAAAGGGCTGTTGGATTAAACCTCTTGAAGAAGTCAAACATAGTTGTCTGCTTAGGCTTAGCCTCTTGACGTTGTTGCTGGACTGTCTCTTCCATCTCTTCATAATGGCTCAGCAGGTCGGCCATGCCCTTGCTGATAGCAAAAGCCTTGATGTCTGCCACACTATACTGTTGGCCACTTCCCGGAGACTAGGAGTGCGTTGATTCGTCGAAAGTTCAAACAAGTGCCATTGCCCGGGATTGCGACGGCTTATATAGTGTCGTAGCTGGCAAAAATTGGttcaaaaaacttttttttatcccacccaaaaaaaattcaaaattcaatttatttttaccagacaaaataaaaaaataataggaacatgataaaaatattttttttaattcattttgactaacaaatatttttattacgATTTTTATAACATAGAAATTAACATTTAAGTGAACGAGGCTGCTCCAACCTGAATGAGGTCAATTAATTTCGCCGTCTCGCACCTACTTACCCGAACAATGGGTGCGAGTTGCAGGTGCGAAACTTTGAGTAAACAACTAACAATAGAAAATCTTTGGTACAATAGATGTTACGTAACGGCCTTTAGCTAATTAGGGGAACTTTAACATCGCTTTTAACAGTGTATTCATGGTGGTAAGATTGAAGATGAATTCATGTATTATTGTACTTGCAAGCGCACGCGCTATATTCAACCAGTTTTGGGGCCGAAAGTTTCGGCGAAGCTCATTTTTAGTGGCCGCTATAGACGGTCGGATAGTGACCGAGGGATGCAAAATGGGTGGCCGCTGGCCGCGTTAGACAGGGTCTACAACACATGATTTTCCTGCGGGGGAATTTTTAGTGGCCGCTATAAGCAGGTGGCCGCTATAGACAGGTGGCCGCTAagacaggtttgactgtatatgcaaacagacactttgATGAATATTGTACTTGGATGCtctatgaactacatgtaccactactgccatttatctttaatatgtgaaatctgaaatattttACTAAAAAGTCATGAGATTATGTGAGTGGAATGTAGACTGATATTATCTTATGCGGAGGATGGTTCATGTAATGTAGACAATGTGCTGTCACTTTGAATCGGTATAAACGATAATGATAATtagatttatatagcactttttccagaggatacaaagcgctgttgaTGGCATAAGACAAGTTAAGGTTTATGGTTTATATAGGTGTGTTTTAAGATGTTTTTTTGAAGAGGTCAAGAGAAACGATGTTTCagagagatggagggagttCGTTCCAAAGACGGGGGACAAGAGTCGAAGCCGGCCTGTTTTCTggattttgaaatgacatagaaAGGAGCAGCTGCAGAACGAAGAGAGTATGTTGATCTTTGTTGctgaaatgataatgaaatgtaAGAAGGAAATGTGGTTGACAGAGATTTATAGGTTTGCACCAGTATTCGATAATGTATTCTATCAGAAACAGGTAGCCAATAAAGTTCATTTAGAAGAGGGGTAGCATGACACCATATTGGTTGTTTGCATCATGCCACTGATTGATTCAAACTATGAATACTGACCCTTTTATTGATGGCATTGCGGCGTCTGATGTTGTGCTGTATGGCCGAGTCTGTTTCATCCAACTCATCGGCCAATCTTTGGGTTCCTTTGATCATCTCGATGGGAATGGCTGCCATGCCAATAGCCTGGAGACAACAAGTCGTGGGAACATAATATTGAGTTGAGGGAATGAGTTAGTAAAGTCATGGGAATGAGTGATAAGTTGTGGGTTCGAGTCATCATATCAGGGGGGTgctttacaaagagttaagtgtgatacatttgcaatcaatcgcaaattttctgttgcaatttcaCAATCAATAGATAAATTTTTGCTGCAGCAAATTCTGttccccgtcttacaaagagttacgattgatccgatcaacctcaaatatatggaaatccatcaacatcatatttttttttcttcaggaaatttgcacaatgtcctttgtaaactaAGAGAAGcgcactgaattttcaagaaaactatgaatgtatGAACATAGATCATATCTATAGAAAACATATTGAACAAACGTGtcttagatgttgacgttgctggccttccatatttgtggttgattggatcaatcgtaactttttgtaagacagggccatGATTACACTCTTTGATGCAAGAAGCAGGtcagcaatcaatcacaattttacaattgattataAGCCATATGGTTAATTTAAGGACCGAAAATAGACTTGCGATTAGAGTCATGCTTAATTGCTCAAGCACACGGTCATGTTatttaacatgtacatgtattctgatTGATGGATACGCGGTAGTGCGCGCCCCATGCGCATAATCTGACAAATGTGATTCATTATATACCACGTGCTACTGTAATTGCTACAAGTAACAAGTATTAAAGTACGTTATGTGCACATGACAGAATGGTGACATGTttgggaaataaaagaaattgtcCAGCCACCCGCGGGGCTCCGGTATGACACCTAAGATTTATTACTAAGCAATGTctaaatgatttaaatttaaataggCTAAATATTTAacacttcaaattggcaatgtgacGAAAGACAACAAATTACTGGGGAAATGCAGTTACACTTTTAACATTCTGATGCACGttatagtatgcagcgctttaTAGAAATATTGTGGTATgctgtaaataaatattatcaaAACAACCATATTTGATTTTGGCATAAATTTGGACTTAAAACTTAACAAATATTGCCAATGACAGGAACACAAGTGGATTATGACCCTGCTCTCATGTAGTTTCTTAAACCAGCTACAGGAAATCAGTTCAATGTGTAATGGGAACGGTCAAAGCAGTCTTAGAAACGATCTTAACTGGTCTTTCAAACCTGTTTGGAACAGCAccttgcgatgtagttttcaagaccGCTTTGCCTCGTTACAATGTTTAAGCATAGGTGAGGACAAAGCGGGTCTTGACAGGAAGCGATCACTGCATGAAAGTATGAGGGTGCATGAATGTTGGACGCACTTTTTCGTACACACTTTGTGTAGCATGCCTACGCTGTGGTCTCAAATTTTTTACGAAACACATGACCCCAATGAGAGCTTTCCCATTGCAACAAGGCCAATTTTACAAGGGTTTATGAAAACGCTAAATAAGTGAAATTCTGGTTAAGGGaaaccaggggcctgtttcataaaggacttgcaactatTGAAACTTTGCctttatggcaactaccatggaaaccttgattatgattggctgctgagccccgttaccatggtagtttccattatggcaaagtgacagttgcaagtccttaaTATGAAACGGGCCGCAGGTCAAGAAAGTAGACGAGGACAGGGTCTATTAATGACATTAGGTATTAAAGCCGAGTACCTCTTATACTCACCATATAAAAGATAATGCCAATCATTCCAAGCAAAGATATGAACCCTATCAGAAAGTACAGAGCATCAAATCCCTCTgcaattcagaaaaaaaaaatatgtgcattATTATTGCAGTTGCAACTTCTGAAGGCTTCCCCTAAACTTAATATAGAATATACAAATTGATTAACAAGGTAATAATACAATTATACACTGATGAATAATTGGTGATATTAACATAATAAACTTTCTTTTTGACCTCATTCCACCCGGTCTAATCATAGTTCATCTTCAACAAGTTCATTTCATAACCACTTCATTTAATAGACATTTATCGCAtttaacacttttttttcctaattcaatattaaaatttcaatattaaaagccattttgtctaatatccatttggtGTACAGCATAGAGTCTATATGAACTGTTTATGaatcaaaatttaatttgaCAAAGAGGAAGTGGAAACTAGACTATTTGAGAACAGagtaaatgaaaattagactaaGCGGGCATTAGACCAAGGGTcgtgtagaccaaatggaaattagaacAAATTGATAGTGGACCAAATAGGTTTAGCCTGTGTGGTATTAGACTAGctgagaagtacatgtagacgATTGCATGAAAACCAAGTGTTTATactgaaatgtatttttgtattatttggcaaataaataataataataatcacttACTTCCATTTCCAAACTCATTGATAAGATATTTGAACTGTTCCCAATCTGTGGAATTTTTCTCTTCTTGGGGAATCCCCTGCCATGGAACAAAAGCactgaaaataaagaagaaaaaataaggaaaacttTAACCTTAATATACATTTGATAATAATGCTAAGAGTGTCCACAACAAAATTGTATAGCAGTCTGGGGGTTACATTTAAAGGTGTACTGCcgaattatgattttatgcattaattagcatgatcaattaattaaaaataaatttgaattatggAACAATTGACAACTGAATTGTGGGCATTACGTCATGGGCGACGTGCATGCACATTTTCATCACGATCACATgatcaacggccgagatctgagAGGGGTGCAGTTTTGCCCTGGGCTATATAGGATTAAAAAGCAAGGAATTATAAAAACAGtcaaattttttataaattcaaaCCTGTAatcttcccctcctcctccctctccctcctccttctc contains:
- the LOC129280099 gene encoding probable lysosomal cobalamin transporter, with translation MESLSAGLSVIVWGCTGGILLLLLCAVFYYIFSLKSVLHSECSSTTTAILSLCASVLTVTLIPVDIFLVSSFKDSNGTFEDWAADNITRDEIQRDIQYCYYALYCCNAFFLFVVIPFVMFYYEEGDEDATGFQRCCTASKYTAGFILIAFILLLIGAFVPWQGIPQEEKNSTDWEQFKYLINEFGNGKGFDALYFLIGFISLLGMIGIIFYMAIGMAAIPIEMIKGTQRLADELDETDSAIQHNIRRRNAINKRYHGSSRSVSNRDRGRLQQLNDEEELIKRKQRHLKDKKGSLSARCGRFWRPFEIVMGILLLLFSFLLITSLFMTSLDRALHSLGPRSGYVLTKRHFPNPIDMMLLYAQRVFPLDLVIFSIILTYFFWTSVGGIKKIGIWLLCIRLYRIRPRRTKPQALLFQCSLVICMIMALNTMLYTLAPDYLSYGYQRYMPSNGTEAVQCNTQAGDECVMTVAVKLMSKFLYRVWFFGACYYWATWAFIGMFLLSVLIFFFRRRQSAIEGHVEASDTEDSDEEMLEP